In Calditrichota bacterium, the sequence ACCCTGGATGAAACCGGTGGGAATATTACCAAAGCTGCGGAAAGTCTGGACGTCTCCCGCCGCTGGTTACACTATCGCCTGAAAGAAATAAAAAAAGATGTGTAATATTTCGGGATACAAAATCTTAGAAGAGCTTCATAAGACCGGGATTCATTCCGTTTACAGGGCCTATCAGCTCAGTTTGGAACGGGAGGTTCTGCTCAAGGTGCTTCATCCGCACATGTTGAATGAAAACGATATTATCGTTCGTTTTCGCAGGGAAGCCCATGCTTCTGCCAAACTCAAACATAAAAATATTGTTGATGTGTATGATTATGGCAGTACCGGTGAATGCCACTATATTGTGATGGAATTTGTGGATGGCATCAGCTTAAAAAGATTAATTGCTGAAAAAGGAAGATTGAGCCTCGATGAAGCGCTTTACATTTTCCGGCAAATTCTGGAAGGTCTGGACTATGCGCATAAACACGGCGTTTTGCACCGGGACATTAAACCGGACAACATTTTGATTTCGAATGAAAAGAGTGTGAAAATCACCGATTTTGGTTTGGCCACATTCACGGAGGCGCCCTCCGTTACAAACCAGGGAGATGTGCTGGGAACTCCTGCGTATATGTCACCGGAACAGGCCACAGGCCAGCCCGTTGACGGGCGATCTGATATTTTTTCTGCCGGGCTCACGTTTTATGAAATGCTGACCGGCAAACAGGCATTTGACGGAGCCAATTTTGCCCAGTGTATTTTTCAGATTATCAATGAACAGCCGAAGCCGATTCAAACCTACCGAAAAGATATTCCCAAACAACTGGATGCATTCCTGCAGAAAATGATCGCTAAAAATCCTGACGATCGATTTCATTCGGTCCGCGAGGCCTTGCGCGAACTGAATAATTTGACATCCATTTCCCATGCCGACCCCCAAAAGCCATCGACAGTCGAATCGCCTGCTTCAAACTCGACTCCTTTTTTTGCCTTTCCCCACGTGGTCGGATTTGCGTTCATTTTGCTTGTTTTGTCTCTGGCCCTGGTTTTTATGTTCCGAAGACATAAACCAACACCCACGATTTCCCCGGTTGAAAAATCTCATAGCGCAAATTATTCACACATGGATTCTGCCTTAACACGTGAGGCCCTTTTGACTGAAAAAACAAAACGTCCCAAACCGCTTCAGCGCACGGCAACAAAAGAAAATCCAAAAAAACAAGCAGTCAAAAAACATCTGACGACACAAGCACAACATCCCGAAACGGACACGTCCCATCAGATGGGATTTTTGACCATTCAATGCAGTCCGTGGGCCGAGGTATTTATCGATGGTAAACATCTGGGAACCACGCCGTCGGATACACTTTTTCGGGTGAAGGCAGGAAAACACATTTTGACACTTGTCAACCCGCATCTACCCGAATACAGGGACACACTCTTTATTCAAGGCAAAAATACAACCCATATTAAACTTTCTCTGCTCAAAAACATGGCCGAGCTGAGGGTCCGCGTCAATCCGTGGGCCAATATTTATATTAATGGGAAATATATCGATTCTACCCCATTGGCCAACCCCTTGCTGTTGAATGCCGGTCATTATAAGATTAGATTGGAAAACCCCAATTTTGGAAGCGTTATTCGGGAAATTGATTTAAAGCCGGGCGAACAAAAACAACTTACTGTTTCAATGAAAAAATAAACGACCATGAAAAACTCTCTGAGGATAAAATCTATCTGGCATATTATTTGTAGTCTTTTTGAAAAAAACGGTGAAGTTCCTTTATAATCATGGAAAAATTGATGCTTACTCTTAATCCACAAAAACCGTCGTTAAAATGGGTTTCTTTTGGTTATCTGGTATTTCAGCTCCTTCTTTTTGGGCAGACATTTCTTTTCGCTCAATGGAAAGAGGCGGCGCCCATGCCCGAAGGCCGCTCGGGTTTTGCCCTTGCCCGGTTGGACAATTATGTGTATATCATTGGAGGCAGCCATGGCGAAGACGAGGTGACGTCTTCCGTACTCCGCTACGATCTGGATCGTGACCGCTGGGACACGTCCGTTGCAAACTTACACAAAGCACGGGCCAACGCTGCCGTAGTCGTTGCTAACCATTCCATTTATGTCATTGGCGGCCGAAATGAAAATAACTCTCTGAAATCCGTTGAGAAATATTCCCCGGATCAGAATAAATGGGTCGAACTGGAGAGCCTGGCGCATGAGCGAGAGGCCGCTTCGGCCGCTTTTTTAGACGGTAAAATTTATGTTTTTGGCGGAAAAACTCAGGACAACCCAAATTCTCCGGCCGCAGAGAAAAGCATCGAAATTTACACCCTTTCAACAGGGCACTGGAGTATGATGCACAACCACCGCATGGCCTATCCGCGTTATGGGGCTCAAGCAATTGCTGCTCACAATAGAATTTACATTATGGGAGGATTTTACTTCTCTCCGGTTTCTTTGGTTGAATCCTTTATGCCGGAATCCGGCTGGCAGGAAGTTCAATCCCTTTCAATGCCACGCGCGCTTTTTGCGACAGCCGTGCTTAACGATACGGTTTATGTGATGGGCGGACAGGGAGTCTCCGGTATCTTAAATCAGAATGAAACATTTATTATCAATTATCAGGGTCATTCTGCATATCGTCCGCCTCCTCTGGATCCCCCGCGATACGATTTTTCAGGCGTAACCTATCATAATCGGGTTTACATTTTCGGCGGTCTTTCAACCGATACGGACAGCTCTCTTAAACTTGTGCAATATTGGGAACCTGTGGTGTCGGCAATTCATGACCATCTTTCAAATAAGCCGAACGCCTTTACCCTGTTTCCAAACTATCCCAATCCCTTTTCAACAACGACCACTATTCAGTTTTCGATTCGCGAAACTCTTGAAAGAGGCCGCCCGGCGGTTATTCAAATATTCAATGCGCTTGGCCAAAATGTGCGGACGCTTGTTCCACAAGCCTCACAGCCCGGCATGTATACCGTCCAATGGAATGGAAGGGATGCCGATGGTCACTTGCTTCCCAACGGCGTCTATATTTGCAGAATCGCGAGTCACGGACAAATAAAACAACAGAAATTAATTCTGGCGCGATAATTCCTATGAAAAAAACGACTCTGTTTTTCTTTTTTATCTTTCTTCTGTTTTTCTCGAGTTCACATGCGCAAAATAGGCCTTCTCAACCCTCGGTTCAGGAGATTATCAAAATCTATCAGAATTTCAATTATTTAGGCGTGGAATTGCTCAGCAAAAAGGCCCTTTCATCCCGCGAAAACTACTCGTTGGATGAATTATTGCAGATCCATTTATATTACGGATGTGCCGCATTTGCCAAAGGAGATACCGCAACGGCAAGATCCCAGTTTTATGCGCTGTTGTCAATCGATCCCGACTACAAATTGAGCCCTTTGCTCTTTTCTCCCAAAATACAAAAATTCTTCAATTCCGTTAAATCGGATTACCGGAAAAACAAAAAGAATTCTAAAACCTGGAATGATCGGTATATTTTTTATAAAGATAATCGATATCCAGCATTAAAGCGATCCATCTTGTTTCCCGGTTGGGGACAACACTATCTTGGGCAAAAGAAAAAAGGCCTCTTGCTCATGGGAAGCGAAATTTTTTCCCTGTCCGGTACGATTGCGTTTTATTTTTTAACCGCCCGAGCCCATCATAATTACCTCACGGCAAAACAACCCGATCGAATTGAAAGTAATTACCAAACCTATCAGCAGTTCTACCGTATCAGAAACACATTTACACTCCTCTCTGCTTCCGTATGGGTCTTTTCAGCCATGGATATTCTTCTGAAAAAAAAGCCCGTTCTGCAACCCTTTCATGAAAATCTATCCCTTAATTTTAGCACTCACCATCTCGTTGTGATTTCCTATCAACACAGGTTTTAACGATTCCTTGTGTGCATAATTTGCACATCGGTGTGAATTTTATGCGCTTTTTTCCCGTTGCCGCGGGACAACTACAGGCATTACTTCCCGATTCTCCCCTCTTGATTCAGTCAAGAATGTGCCCATTAATCGCTACTGTAACCTCACTGGCATATCCTTTGCACGAAGAAGATTTGAAATGCGACGTCGCGGTTGCAGTTAATCATTAAGATTATTTTATGAAGTGATGTAAAAAACGGAGGTTGTTATGGTACGTTCCAGAAATTCATTTCGGTTGTTGGTAAGCCTTTTGGCATTGTTCTTTTTTGGGAATCTGGCCTTTTCCCAGGGAAGGATGCCCGGTCCAAATTTTCCCTCTCATTTCACATTATCCATTCACCCCGATGAAAATGTGGAATTAGAGGTGGGCGACCAGGTCCTTCTTATGGCCACATTGAGAGACTCCAATCACCAAATCATTCAAACGGTTTTTGAATGGAGTTTGAGCGATACAAGCATTGGGGTATTGGATTCCACCGGCCTGTTTACAGCCATGCATGAAGGCAGTGGATATGTCAAAGTTTCCGCCCCTCAATTCAATCTTGCGGATTCGGTTTTTATTCAGATTAAGGCCGGTGAATCATCCGATGATGATGGAGACCATCCGCATCATAAAAAACATTCAGCTTCGCTTCGGATAAAAATTACACCGGATGAGGTCGAAATGGCTGTCGGCCAGAAGGTCACATTTCAGGTTGAAATAGTGGATTCCACCAATTCACCGGTCACTCTCCCCATTTCATGGCGCGTGATGGGCCAGCCCATCGGAACCGTGGACGATACCGGCACCTTTACGGCAACGGCTGATGGAAGAGGGTTTGTGGTGGCCTCTTCCGGAAACCTCAGCGTGCGTTCGCGAATAAAGGTTGGCGACGAAAATTCCAGGCATATGAGAAATCATGAAAAGGGAAAATGGCAGATTAAAATCACACCAGATGAAGCCAGACTGTCCATTGGAGACCAGGTTCAGTTTTCAGCATCCATTTATGACAGTACGGGTACCCCAGTGGACACAACCGTAACCTGGAAGCTGGATGGCTGGCCGATCGGAACAATCGATTCTACCGGTCTTTTCACGGCGACTGCGCTTGGAGCGGGCGTTGTCAGGGCTTATTTGGATGGCCATTACGGTGAAGCAGAAATAAAAGTCAGAAACAAACACAGTGAAGAACGCTGGCATCATTCCCGCGGCAACAGGGACTATTCCCTGAGCATCACCCCTGAAGACACACTGCTTCATGTCGGCGATACACTGCGCTTTGTAGCCACGTATTTTGATGCAAATGGCACACCCGTCGATACCCTGTTTACCTGGAAATTGCGGGGACAGGCCGTTGGCGTTCTGGACAGCACGGGGAATTTCATCGCCACTCAAACCGGTTTTGCCCTTGTTCGGGTTCGTGTGGGAAACCACAAAGCCGATGCCAGTGTGCAGGTACTTTCCGCCGCTTCCAATCCTGCGGATGTCGACACGATTTTGGTCAAAACCTGTCTGCCCAACGGATTTGAGCTTCCGGATTCAATGGCCATTCGGGAAGGAAGCATGATTAAATTTCGAGGATTTCCTTTCCCGTTTAATTTGCTGAACGGAGGTCTGCTGACCATCCCCAACGGGGCGCTGCATGAGAATATTACACTCACGATTTATATGCCTGATTTCGCCGCGATCGATTCGAATCATGTTGACTTCAAAGAAAAGATACTGAATGCCATTAATTTTGAGGTCTCCGTAAACAATCAGGCCATTCATCCCTATTATTTTGATAAGCCTCTCAAGCTGTCATTGCCTTACCGACCCCAATTATTGGATTCGCTTGGAATGACGATTGACGATTTGGGAATGTTCTTCTATTCCGGTTCAGATTACGACTCATCCGGTGTGTCCAACGTGGTTCTCGATTCAACCAATCATCGGATTTTTGCCGATGTCTATCACTTTTCCACGTTGGTCTTGTCCAGTGGCAGCGTTCTGACATCCACTTCGCAAGGCGGCTTGAATAACCGGGTCCCGACCCAATTAGAGCTCTATCAAAATTATCCAAACCCCTTTAATCCGGTAACGTCTATCTCTTACGCTCTGCCGATGAATAGCCATGTAACGGTCCGGGTATTCAATATGCTTGGGCAAGAGATCAAAACACTGATCAATCAAAAACAAACAGCCGGTGTGCATACGATTCAGTGGAATGGAACAGACAAATATGGAATGAAAGTCGGATCGGGAATTTACTTCTATCAAATCCAAAGTGACCGGCTGTCCATTGTCAAAAAGATGATTCTAATGAAATAGGATCAATTAGAGGTCTGAACCCTGCTCGGGGTTCAGACCCATTTTTATTTCGAAAGGAAGTAAAAAATGACCACAATTAATCTGGATGCCTATCATAAATTTATTTTTTCTCCCGGAAAAGGTAAGATATGCCCCTTTTGCCAGGGAACAGGAATAGATTGGAAATACCGCCTTTGCATAAATTGTGGAGGAAAAGGATACGTTCTTGAGAAACGTCCGGTATTCGCCAATAAATGTCTGCCTGACAACACGGCCCAAAGCGCCATCCGGAATTACCCCGACCTGAATTTTTTGAGCTCGTTTCAACAGCATTATTCGTATTGAACGACTGAAACGGGAAATGATCTGTTTCCTATCGGAATCAATAAATTCAACTAAATCGCCGCATTCACTATCTCACCCATCTTTCCTCAGCTTCTGCACAACTCTTCCAATCCCTTCGTACAAAGCAGGGATACTATTCAAACTGAAAAAAATCCCCGTGATCATGCCGCCAATCAGTGTAATGGCAAAGGGCTGGTGGATTTTTGAACCGATTCCCATTCCGATGGCGGCCGGCAGTAACCCAAAAATAGTGGTAAGACCCGTCATTAGAATCGGGCGTGTGCGAATGTGAACGGCCTCCAGCAAGGCTTCCCGGACGGGCATTTTCTCGGATTCTTGCAATCGGTTCGCCATATCAATCAGCACAATGGCATTGTTGACAGAAACGCCCACCAATGTGAGCAACCCAATCGCCACCGAAAGATTGAGTGATTGGCGGGTAATCAGCAGTGCGATGAACACACCGATAAAATCAAGCGGGATTTTCAACAGAATCACAAAGGGCTGCCAGAATGACTGAAACTGAAGGTAGAGAACCAGATACACCAGCAAAATCGCCGCCAGAATCACCCAGGCAAATTGCTGGACGCTTTGAATAAGGGTCTGGTACTGTCCCCGAATATCGATGGTGTAACCGGCGGGCAAATGAATCCGGGACATCTTTTCTTTTAATTGTCTCACCACACCGAAAATATTCCCCCGAATCCCGGCAACCAACGTCACGTCCCGCTGTGAATTTAGGTGCGTAATGGACGGCAGCGTATTCTGATAGCTGATTCTGGCCAATTTTTCCAAAGGAAGGGTTCGGCCATTTTTTACCTGAATGGGGAGGGTTTTTAAATCCGTTAAATTTTTGCGCTCGTCTTTCGGCAGTCGCAAAAAAATGGCAACCGGTGCTTGCTCTTTAATGAAATACGAGATAATTTCACCCCGAAAAGACAGAGCCATCTGGCTTAGAACATCCTCAGCCGTGACACCAAAACGCGCCAATTGGGGACGTCGGGGAATTACCTCAATTTGCGGAACTTCAAATTTCGCATTATTGACCAGGTCATGAATGCCGGGGACGGTTCCGGCTGCTTTCTCCACCTGTTTTGAAAGAGCAACAAGGGAATCCAGATTATCCCCCTGAATGGAAATTCCAAAAAAGGCCGGAAGTCCACTGAAGCTTTCATCAATATTCTCCTGCGTGGGCTGGTGATACAGACAAACAATGCCCTCTATTCCCGAAAACTTTTGTCGAAATTGCTCCAAGAGCTCATCCGCGCTGTACCTGCGATGGGCTTTGTCCCTTAACTTCATTCGCAGTTCTCCCCGGTTTACCCCTTCGATGTAATAGGTGTTTTCCGGGGAGCCGATCTTCAGGTAAACATTCTTTACGTCGGGTACCGTGAGTGCCTCGCGACTGAGTTGTTCCCCTACCCGGTAAGACTCCTTCAAAGAAACTCCCGGACGCATGACATACTCAATCAGAAGCGTCCCCTCATCAATCGCCGGCAGAAATCCCACCGAATTCAACAAGAGAACCAGAAGGAGCAATCCCACAAAAGCCATCGCGAGGCTCCCGAAAAGAAGCTTTTTCCGATTCATGGCCACGCGAAAAAGCGAATCATTCCCATGAATAAACCGTTTGAGCAACCGGGGCATGTCCTTCTTTTTCGCCGCCTGCCCATGCCGC encodes:
- a CDS encoding T9SS type A sorting domain-containing protein, whose product is MVRSRNSFRLLVSLLALFFFGNLAFSQGRMPGPNFPSHFTLSIHPDENVELEVGDQVLLMATLRDSNHQIIQTVFEWSLSDTSIGVLDSTGLFTAMHEGSGYVKVSAPQFNLADSVFIQIKAGESSDDDGDHPHHKKHSASLRIKITPDEVEMAVGQKVTFQVEIVDSTNSPVTLPISWRVMGQPIGTVDDTGTFTATADGRGFVVASSGNLSVRSRIKVGDENSRHMRNHEKGKWQIKITPDEARLSIGDQVQFSASIYDSTGTPVDTTVTWKLDGWPIGTIDSTGLFTATALGAGVVRAYLDGHYGEAEIKVRNKHSEERWHHSRGNRDYSLSITPEDTLLHVGDTLRFVATYFDANGTPVDTLFTWKLRGQAVGVLDSTGNFIATQTGFALVRVRVGNHKADASVQVLSAASNPADVDTILVKTCLPNGFELPDSMAIREGSMIKFRGFPFPFNLLNGGLLTIPNGALHENITLTIYMPDFAAIDSNHVDFKEKILNAINFEVSVNNQAIHPYYFDKPLKLSLPYRPQLLDSLGMTIDDLGMFFYSGSDYDSSGVSNVVLDSTNHRIFADVYHFSTLVLSSGSVLTSTSQGGLNNRVPTQLELYQNYPNPFNPVTSISYALPMNSHVTVRVFNMLGQEIKTLINQKQTAGVHTIQWNGTDKYGMKVGSGIYFYQIQSDRLSIVKKMILMK
- a CDS encoding T9SS type A sorting domain-containing protein, translating into MEKLMLTLNPQKPSLKWVSFGYLVFQLLLFGQTFLFAQWKEAAPMPEGRSGFALARLDNYVYIIGGSHGEDEVTSSVLRYDLDRDRWDTSVANLHKARANAAVVVANHSIYVIGGRNENNSLKSVEKYSPDQNKWVELESLAHEREAASAAFLDGKIYVFGGKTQDNPNSPAAEKSIEIYTLSTGHWSMMHNHRMAYPRYGAQAIAAHNRIYIMGGFYFSPVSLVESFMPESGWQEVQSLSMPRALFATAVLNDTVYVMGGQGVSGILNQNETFIINYQGHSAYRPPPLDPPRYDFSGVTYHNRVYIFGGLSTDTDSSLKLVQYWEPVVSAIHDHLSNKPNAFTLFPNYPNPFSTTTTIQFSIRETLERGRPAVIQIFNALGQNVRTLVPQASQPGMYTVQWNGRDADGHLLPNGVYICRIASHGQIKQQKLILAR
- a CDS encoding protein kinase, with amino-acid sequence MCNISGYKILEELHKTGIHSVYRAYQLSLEREVLLKVLHPHMLNENDIIVRFRREAHASAKLKHKNIVDVYDYGSTGECHYIVMEFVDGISLKRLIAEKGRLSLDEALYIFRQILEGLDYAHKHGVLHRDIKPDNILISNEKSVKITDFGLATFTEAPSVTNQGDVLGTPAYMSPEQATGQPVDGRSDIFSAGLTFYEMLTGKQAFDGANFAQCIFQIINEQPKPIQTYRKDIPKQLDAFLQKMIAKNPDDRFHSVREALRELNNLTSISHADPQKPSTVESPASNSTPFFAFPHVVGFAFILLVLSLALVFMFRRHKPTPTISPVEKSHSANYSHMDSALTREALLTEKTKRPKPLQRTATKENPKKQAVKKHLTTQAQHPETDTSHQMGFLTIQCSPWAEVFIDGKHLGTTPSDTLFRVKAGKHILTLVNPHLPEYRDTLFIQGKNTTHIKLSLLKNMAELRVRVNPWANIYINGKYIDSTPLANPLLLNAGHYKIRLENPNFGSVIREIDLKPGEQKQLTVSMKK
- a CDS encoding efflux RND transporter permease subunit: MTVYEKFLKQPAYTVLLIVFLIIAGGWALVKMPVEFFPGLNYPLVNIVTQYPGASPEDVELLVTRPIEGAVQSIRGVRRTSSISAMGVSQVTVELGQRYDLLSARQLISAALSRLSGRLPAGTHPLIDNLGSRMQQIVGYTIVNSRVPQTVLRQAVEYRLVPALRSIQGISRIDVMGGERPAFVVEPNLARLKQLGLSLLDLKKLLLASNVTLSGRYLEENHLDIPVRGNGQVQSLNDLRFLPVRSQPNQPPIFLKDVATVRKGHIPEHYVIRSGHQPAVAIMIQKTLGTSAPSIARKVDKKIRETLSVLPAGSRIQKFYDQSEILNESMAGVKNEMGMGAILAIFVLFIFLRRWYPTLVVSLTIPLALLSAAILMFFSGYSLNMMTLAALTLSIGMVVDDSVIVMENIERHQELGLPLNQAILDGTRQILGPDVSGTLTTMIVFLPLLFLTGFLRQLVLPFGMTISFALLASLILSLTLIPALMQWRHGQAAKKKDMPRLLKRFIHGNDSLFRVAMNRKKLLFGSLAMAFVGLLLLVLLLNSVGFLPAIDEGTLLIEYVMRPGVSLKESYRVGEQLSREALTVPDVKNVYLKIGSPENTYYIEGVNRGELRMKLRDKAHRRYSADELLEQFRQKFSGIEGIVCLYHQPTQENIDESFSGLPAFFGISIQGDNLDSLVALSKQVEKAAGTVPGIHDLVNNAKFEVPQIEVIPRRPQLARFGVTAEDVLSQMALSFRGEIISYFIKEQAPVAIFLRLPKDERKNLTDLKTLPIQVKNGRTLPLEKLARISYQNTLPSITHLNSQRDVTLVAGIRGNIFGVVRQLKEKMSRIHLPAGYTIDIRGQYQTLIQSVQQFAWVILAAILLVYLVLYLQFQSFWQPFVILLKIPLDFIGVFIALLITRQSLNLSVAIGLLTLVGVSVNNAIVLIDMANRLQESEKMPVREALLEAVHIRTRPILMTGLTTIFGLLPAAIGMGIGSKIHQPFAITLIGGMITGIFFSLNSIPALYEGIGRVVQKLRKDG